The Manihot esculenta cultivar AM560-2 chromosome 11, M.esculenta_v8, whole genome shotgun sequence genome includes a region encoding these proteins:
- the LOC110626944 gene encoding centromere protein C isoform X3 — MTDLEDPLEGYRGLSLFSRTFASLPNPPQPHHPDDPHSIHNFLKSLLLISCVFNFQPVQNPGKLMEQAKTILDSTREVENAKMTSDEGLEDKNDVVAEHPRGQRPGLGRKRPRFSLLPNISQPTVNLEPTLDFDKLKDPEEFFLAYERLENAKKEIAKQTGQAFRDSDQYNVFMVPRSQRPGIPGRSKTAKYKHLYPTMPSQETFEAEIFSNCGPQQENAHPNIAYYQRELANAASQQLEPTNDASQQTESASVALEEMELVDKAENTKNKLLDELLAHDYEDLEGDGAMNILQDRLQIKPLHIEKLNLPEMQDIQRINFKASGVSRSKHRNVLSDIHNLLKGTRDITPMKPQTIESSFPSFGSPTPPRSPLAFLSLLNRRIFQSNLSNDPFSTVHIDHPSERNASPAENIDKHSDPVDAEKTLHISGELNSLTNEKDDGPIVDRSSTVETGDFTSLFEKHLNENSPTVAPGSEMGPTESSFELENNNVGMDNEVINESLSQADAALDLQACRPNELEDVVEDVMKESVTSGQLDKKTDDFPVETSNSIHNKFADECTDIQDDALEQIQESIQEQQNEKQSTAKLHPHKGKHNKAHSRRQDLAEHAMDGSTECQGITADQIQDSAQEQTQASPEQHSKKEIKSKPHTSKKHKSKIISKRQSLAGCGMSWETGVRRSTRIRSRPLEYWKGERFLYGRIHTSLATIIGIKYESPQKDNGKTTMKVKSFVSDEYKDLVEQAALY; from the exons ATGACAGATCTGGAGGATCCGCTTGAAGGATACAGGGGATTGTCTCTCTTCTCTCGAACATTCGCTTCTCTTCCTAATCCTCCTCAGCCCCACCATCCCGACGATCCTCACTCCATCCATAATTTCCTCAAATCCCTG TTATTAATTTCATGTGTGTTTAACTTTCAGCCTGTACAAAATCCTGGTAAGCTTATGGAGCAGGCAAAAACTATTTTAGATAGTACTAGAGAAGTTGAAAATGCAAAAATGACCAGTGATGAAGGATTAGAGGACAAAAATGATGTAGTTGCTGAACATCCCaggggacaaaggccaggtttaGGTCGTAAACGTCCTCGATTTTCTTTGCTTCCTAATATAAG TCAACCTACAGTGAATTTGGAGCCAACTTTGGACTTTGATAAATTGAAAGACCCGGAGGAATTTTTCTTGGCCTATGAAAGGCTTGAAA ATGCTAAAAAAGAAATAGCCAAACAGACAGGCCAAGCTTTTAGAGATTCTGATCAGTATAATGTATTCATGGTCCCACGATCTCAACGACCTGGAATTCCAGG GAGATCTAAGACGGCAAAATACAAACATCTCTATCCAACCATGCCCTCCCAAGAAACCTTTGAAGCAGAAATTTTCTCTAATTGTGGTCCACAACAAGAAAATGCACATCCAAATATTGCATATTATCAAAGAGAACTTGCAAATGCAGCATCACAACAATTGGAACCAACAAATGATGCATCACAACAAACAGAATCTGCAAGTGTTGCATTGGAAGAAATGGAACTAGTTG ATAAGGCTGAGAACACGAAAAATAAACTTCTGGATGAATTGCTTGCTCATGATTATGAAGATCTAGAAGGGGATGGGGCAATGAATATATTGCAGGACCGCTTGCAGATAAAACCTCTTCACATAGAGAAATTAAACCTTCCTGAGATGCAGGATATTCAAAGGATCAATTTTAAGGCATCTGGAGTAAGCCGGTCAAAGCATAGGAATGTATTATCAGACATACACAACTTGTTGAAAGGAACAAGAGATATTACTCCAATGAAGCCACAGACTATAGAAAGTTCTTTTCCTAGTTTTGGGTCACCCACTCCACCAAGAAGTCCACTGGCTTTCTTGTCATTATTGAATAGACGTATATTTCAGTCAAATCTATCAAATGATCCATTTTCAACAGTTCATATTGATCACCCATCAGAAAGAAATGCTTCTCCTGCTGAAAACATTGATAAACATTCTGATCCAGTTGATGCGGAGAAGACTTTGCACATTTCTGGTGAATTGAACTCTCTAACAAATGAGAAAGATGATGGTCCAATTGTTGATAGGAGTTCAACTGTGGAAACTGGAGATTTTACCAGTTTATTTGAGAAACATTTGAATGAAAATTCTCCTACAGTTGCCCCTGGCAGTGAGATGGGCCCTACAGAATCCAGCTTTGAGTTGGAGAATAATAATGTTGGTATGGATAATGAAGTCATAAATGAGAGCTTAAGTCAGGCTGATGCTGCTTTAGATCTTCAGGCATGTAGACCCAATGAACTGGAGGATGTG GTGGAAGATGTGATGAAGGAATCAGTGACTTCTGGACAGCTTGATAAAAAAACAGATGACTTTCCTGTGGAAACATCAAACAGCATTCACAATAAGTTTG CGGATGAATGTACTGACATTCAAGATGATGCTCTAGAGCAAATCCAAGAGTCTATTCAAGAACAGCAGAATGAG AAGCAAAGCACAGCAAAATTACATCCGCACAAAGGAAAACATAATAAGGCCCACTCCAGAAGGCAAGATCTTGCAG AACATGCAATGGATGGGAGCACTGAATGCCAGGGCATAACTGCTGATCAAATCCAAGATTCTGCTCAAGAACAAACCCAAGCTTCTCCAGAACAGCACAGTAAG AAGGAAATCAAATCAAAGCCGCATACAAGCAAAAAACATAAGAGTAAAATTATCTCTAAGAGGCAAAGCCTTGCAG GTTGTGGGATGTCATGGGAAACTGGAGTAAGGAGAAGCACCAGGATCAGGTCAAGACCCTTGGAGTATTGGAAAGGGGAAAGATTTTTATATGGGCGCATTCATACCA GTTTGGCAACTATAATAGGGATAAAATACGAGTCTCCCCAAAAAGATAATGGAAAAACCACCATGAAGGTGAAATCTTTCGTCTCTGATGAATACAAGGATTTGGTTGAACAAGCTGCTCTGTATTGA
- the LOC110626944 gene encoding centromere protein C isoform X1 — protein MTDLEDPLEGYRGLSLFSRTFASLPNPPQPHHPDDPHSIHNFLKSLLLISCVFNFQPVQNPGKLMEQAKTILDSTREVENAKMTSDEGLEDKNDVVAEHPRGQRPGLGRKRPRFSLLPNISQPTVNLEPTLDFDKLKDPEEFFLAYERLENAKKEIAKQTGQAFRDSDQYNVFMVPRSQRPGIPGRSKTAKYKHLYPTMPSQETFEAEIFSNCGPQQENAHPNIAYYQRELANAASQQLEPTNDASQQTESASVALEEMELVDKAENTKNKLLDELLAHDYEDLEGDGAMNILQDRLQIKPLHIEKLNLPEMQDIQRINFKASGVSRSKHRNVLSDIHNLLKGTRDITPMKPQTIESSFPSFGSPTPPRSPLAFLSLLNRRIFQSNLSNDPFSTVHIDHPSERNASPAENIDKHSDPVDAEKTLHISGELNSLTNEKDDGPIVDRSSTVETGDFTSLFEKHLNENSPTVAPGSEMGPTESSFELENNNVGMDNEVINESLSQADAALDLQACRPNELEDVVEDVMKESVTSGQLDKKTDDFPVETSNSIHNKFADECTDIQDDALEQIQESIQEQQNEKQSTAKLHPHKGKHNKAHSRRQDLAEHAMDGSTECQGITADQIQDSAQEQTQASPEQHSKLLSFVQQKEIKSKPHTSKKHKSKIISKRQSLAGCGMSWETGVRRSTRIRSRPLEYWKGERFLYGRIHTSLATIIGIKYESPQKDNGKTTMKVKSFVSDEYKDLVEQAALY, from the exons ATGACAGATCTGGAGGATCCGCTTGAAGGATACAGGGGATTGTCTCTCTTCTCTCGAACATTCGCTTCTCTTCCTAATCCTCCTCAGCCCCACCATCCCGACGATCCTCACTCCATCCATAATTTCCTCAAATCCCTG TTATTAATTTCATGTGTGTTTAACTTTCAGCCTGTACAAAATCCTGGTAAGCTTATGGAGCAGGCAAAAACTATTTTAGATAGTACTAGAGAAGTTGAAAATGCAAAAATGACCAGTGATGAAGGATTAGAGGACAAAAATGATGTAGTTGCTGAACATCCCaggggacaaaggccaggtttaGGTCGTAAACGTCCTCGATTTTCTTTGCTTCCTAATATAAG TCAACCTACAGTGAATTTGGAGCCAACTTTGGACTTTGATAAATTGAAAGACCCGGAGGAATTTTTCTTGGCCTATGAAAGGCTTGAAA ATGCTAAAAAAGAAATAGCCAAACAGACAGGCCAAGCTTTTAGAGATTCTGATCAGTATAATGTATTCATGGTCCCACGATCTCAACGACCTGGAATTCCAGG GAGATCTAAGACGGCAAAATACAAACATCTCTATCCAACCATGCCCTCCCAAGAAACCTTTGAAGCAGAAATTTTCTCTAATTGTGGTCCACAACAAGAAAATGCACATCCAAATATTGCATATTATCAAAGAGAACTTGCAAATGCAGCATCACAACAATTGGAACCAACAAATGATGCATCACAACAAACAGAATCTGCAAGTGTTGCATTGGAAGAAATGGAACTAGTTG ATAAGGCTGAGAACACGAAAAATAAACTTCTGGATGAATTGCTTGCTCATGATTATGAAGATCTAGAAGGGGATGGGGCAATGAATATATTGCAGGACCGCTTGCAGATAAAACCTCTTCACATAGAGAAATTAAACCTTCCTGAGATGCAGGATATTCAAAGGATCAATTTTAAGGCATCTGGAGTAAGCCGGTCAAAGCATAGGAATGTATTATCAGACATACACAACTTGTTGAAAGGAACAAGAGATATTACTCCAATGAAGCCACAGACTATAGAAAGTTCTTTTCCTAGTTTTGGGTCACCCACTCCACCAAGAAGTCCACTGGCTTTCTTGTCATTATTGAATAGACGTATATTTCAGTCAAATCTATCAAATGATCCATTTTCAACAGTTCATATTGATCACCCATCAGAAAGAAATGCTTCTCCTGCTGAAAACATTGATAAACATTCTGATCCAGTTGATGCGGAGAAGACTTTGCACATTTCTGGTGAATTGAACTCTCTAACAAATGAGAAAGATGATGGTCCAATTGTTGATAGGAGTTCAACTGTGGAAACTGGAGATTTTACCAGTTTATTTGAGAAACATTTGAATGAAAATTCTCCTACAGTTGCCCCTGGCAGTGAGATGGGCCCTACAGAATCCAGCTTTGAGTTGGAGAATAATAATGTTGGTATGGATAATGAAGTCATAAATGAGAGCTTAAGTCAGGCTGATGCTGCTTTAGATCTTCAGGCATGTAGACCCAATGAACTGGAGGATGTG GTGGAAGATGTGATGAAGGAATCAGTGACTTCTGGACAGCTTGATAAAAAAACAGATGACTTTCCTGTGGAAACATCAAACAGCATTCACAATAAGTTTG CGGATGAATGTACTGACATTCAAGATGATGCTCTAGAGCAAATCCAAGAGTCTATTCAAGAACAGCAGAATGAG AAGCAAAGCACAGCAAAATTACATCCGCACAAAGGAAAACATAATAAGGCCCACTCCAGAAGGCAAGATCTTGCAG AACATGCAATGGATGGGAGCACTGAATGCCAGGGCATAACTGCTGATCAAATCCAAGATTCTGCTCAAGAACAAACCCAAGCTTCTCCAGAACAGCACAGTAAG CTATTGTCTTTTGTGCAGCAGAAGGAAATCAAATCAAAGCCGCATACAAGCAAAAAACATAAGAGTAAAATTATCTCTAAGAGGCAAAGCCTTGCAG GTTGTGGGATGTCATGGGAAACTGGAGTAAGGAGAAGCACCAGGATCAGGTCAAGACCCTTGGAGTATTGGAAAGGGGAAAGATTTTTATATGGGCGCATTCATACCA GTTTGGCAACTATAATAGGGATAAAATACGAGTCTCCCCAAAAAGATAATGGAAAAACCACCATGAAGGTGAAATCTTTCGTCTCTGATGAATACAAGGATTTGGTTGAACAAGCTGCTCTGTATTGA
- the LOC110626944 gene encoding centromere protein C isoform X4, giving the protein MTDLEDPLEGYRGLSLFSRTFASLPNPPQPHHPDDPHSIHNFLKSLPVQNPGKLMEQAKTILDSTREVENAKMTSDEGLEDKNDVVAEHPRGQRPGLGRKRPRFSLLPNISQPTVNLEPTLDFDKLKDPEEFFLAYERLENAKKEIAKQTGQAFRDSDQYNVFMVPRSQRPGIPGRSKTAKYKHLYPTMPSQETFEAEIFSNCGPQQENAHPNIAYYQRELANAASQQLEPTNDASQQTESASVALEEMELVDKAENTKNKLLDELLAHDYEDLEGDGAMNILQDRLQIKPLHIEKLNLPEMQDIQRINFKASGVSRSKHRNVLSDIHNLLKGTRDITPMKPQTIESSFPSFGSPTPPRSPLAFLSLLNRRIFQSNLSNDPFSTVHIDHPSERNASPAENIDKHSDPVDAEKTLHISGELNSLTNEKDDGPIVDRSSTVETGDFTSLFEKHLNENSPTVAPGSEMGPTESSFELENNNVGMDNEVINESLSQADAALDLQACRPNELEDVVEDVMKESVTSGQLDKKTDDFPVETSNSIHNKFADECTDIQDDALEQIQESIQEQQNEKQSTAKLHPHKGKHNKAHSRRQDLAEHAMDGSTECQGITADQIQDSAQEQTQASPEQHSKLLSFVQQKEIKSKPHTSKKHKSKIISKRQSLAGCGMSWETGVRRSTRIRSRPLEYWKGERFLYGRIHTSLATIIGIKYESPQKDNGKTTMKVKSFVSDEYKDLVEQAALY; this is encoded by the exons ATGACAGATCTGGAGGATCCGCTTGAAGGATACAGGGGATTGTCTCTCTTCTCTCGAACATTCGCTTCTCTTCCTAATCCTCCTCAGCCCCACCATCCCGACGATCCTCACTCCATCCATAATTTCCTCAAATCCCTG CCTGTACAAAATCCTGGTAAGCTTATGGAGCAGGCAAAAACTATTTTAGATAGTACTAGAGAAGTTGAAAATGCAAAAATGACCAGTGATGAAGGATTAGAGGACAAAAATGATGTAGTTGCTGAACATCCCaggggacaaaggccaggtttaGGTCGTAAACGTCCTCGATTTTCTTTGCTTCCTAATATAAG TCAACCTACAGTGAATTTGGAGCCAACTTTGGACTTTGATAAATTGAAAGACCCGGAGGAATTTTTCTTGGCCTATGAAAGGCTTGAAA ATGCTAAAAAAGAAATAGCCAAACAGACAGGCCAAGCTTTTAGAGATTCTGATCAGTATAATGTATTCATGGTCCCACGATCTCAACGACCTGGAATTCCAGG GAGATCTAAGACGGCAAAATACAAACATCTCTATCCAACCATGCCCTCCCAAGAAACCTTTGAAGCAGAAATTTTCTCTAATTGTGGTCCACAACAAGAAAATGCACATCCAAATATTGCATATTATCAAAGAGAACTTGCAAATGCAGCATCACAACAATTGGAACCAACAAATGATGCATCACAACAAACAGAATCTGCAAGTGTTGCATTGGAAGAAATGGAACTAGTTG ATAAGGCTGAGAACACGAAAAATAAACTTCTGGATGAATTGCTTGCTCATGATTATGAAGATCTAGAAGGGGATGGGGCAATGAATATATTGCAGGACCGCTTGCAGATAAAACCTCTTCACATAGAGAAATTAAACCTTCCTGAGATGCAGGATATTCAAAGGATCAATTTTAAGGCATCTGGAGTAAGCCGGTCAAAGCATAGGAATGTATTATCAGACATACACAACTTGTTGAAAGGAACAAGAGATATTACTCCAATGAAGCCACAGACTATAGAAAGTTCTTTTCCTAGTTTTGGGTCACCCACTCCACCAAGAAGTCCACTGGCTTTCTTGTCATTATTGAATAGACGTATATTTCAGTCAAATCTATCAAATGATCCATTTTCAACAGTTCATATTGATCACCCATCAGAAAGAAATGCTTCTCCTGCTGAAAACATTGATAAACATTCTGATCCAGTTGATGCGGAGAAGACTTTGCACATTTCTGGTGAATTGAACTCTCTAACAAATGAGAAAGATGATGGTCCAATTGTTGATAGGAGTTCAACTGTGGAAACTGGAGATTTTACCAGTTTATTTGAGAAACATTTGAATGAAAATTCTCCTACAGTTGCCCCTGGCAGTGAGATGGGCCCTACAGAATCCAGCTTTGAGTTGGAGAATAATAATGTTGGTATGGATAATGAAGTCATAAATGAGAGCTTAAGTCAGGCTGATGCTGCTTTAGATCTTCAGGCATGTAGACCCAATGAACTGGAGGATGTG GTGGAAGATGTGATGAAGGAATCAGTGACTTCTGGACAGCTTGATAAAAAAACAGATGACTTTCCTGTGGAAACATCAAACAGCATTCACAATAAGTTTG CGGATGAATGTACTGACATTCAAGATGATGCTCTAGAGCAAATCCAAGAGTCTATTCAAGAACAGCAGAATGAG AAGCAAAGCACAGCAAAATTACATCCGCACAAAGGAAAACATAATAAGGCCCACTCCAGAAGGCAAGATCTTGCAG AACATGCAATGGATGGGAGCACTGAATGCCAGGGCATAACTGCTGATCAAATCCAAGATTCTGCTCAAGAACAAACCCAAGCTTCTCCAGAACAGCACAGTAAG CTATTGTCTTTTGTGCAGCAGAAGGAAATCAAATCAAAGCCGCATACAAGCAAAAAACATAAGAGTAAAATTATCTCTAAGAGGCAAAGCCTTGCAG GTTGTGGGATGTCATGGGAAACTGGAGTAAGGAGAAGCACCAGGATCAGGTCAAGACCCTTGGAGTATTGGAAAGGGGAAAGATTTTTATATGGGCGCATTCATACCA GTTTGGCAACTATAATAGGGATAAAATACGAGTCTCCCCAAAAAGATAATGGAAAAACCACCATGAAGGTGAAATCTTTCGTCTCTGATGAATACAAGGATTTGGTTGAACAAGCTGCTCTGTATTGA
- the LOC110626944 gene encoding centromere protein C isoform X2, with translation MTDLEDPLEGYRGLSLFSRTFASLPNPPQPHHPDDPHSIHNFLKSLLLISCVFNFQPVQNPGKLMEQAKTILDSTREVENAKMTSDEGLEDKNDVVAEHPRGQRPGLGRKRPRFSLLPNISQPTVNLEPTLDFDKLKDPEEFFLAYERLENAKKEIAKQTGQAFRDSDQYNVFMVPRSQRPGIPGRSKTAKYKHLYPTMPSQETFEAEIFSNCGPQQENAHPNIAYYQRELANAASQQLEPTNDASQQTESASVALEEMELVDKAENTKNKLLDELLAHDYEDLEGDGAMNILQDRLQIKPLHIEKLNLPEMQDIQRINFKASGVSRSKHRNVLSDIHNLLKGTRDITPMKPQTIESSFPSFGSPTPPRSPLAFLSLLNRRIFQSNLSNDPFSTVHIDHPSERNASPAENIDKHSDPVDAEKTLHISGELNSLTNEKDDGPIVDRSSTVETGDFTSLFEKHLNENSPTVAPGSEMGPTESSFELENNNVGMDNEVINESLSQADAALDLQACRPNELEDVVEDVMKESVTSGQLDKKTDDFPVETSNSIHNKFADECTDIQDDALEQIQESIQEQQNEKQSTAKLHPHKGKHNKAHSRRQDLAEHAMDGSTECQGITADQIQDSAQEQTQASPEQHSKQKEIKSKPHTSKKHKSKIISKRQSLAGCGMSWETGVRRSTRIRSRPLEYWKGERFLYGRIHTSLATIIGIKYESPQKDNGKTTMKVKSFVSDEYKDLVEQAALY, from the exons ATGACAGATCTGGAGGATCCGCTTGAAGGATACAGGGGATTGTCTCTCTTCTCTCGAACATTCGCTTCTCTTCCTAATCCTCCTCAGCCCCACCATCCCGACGATCCTCACTCCATCCATAATTTCCTCAAATCCCTG TTATTAATTTCATGTGTGTTTAACTTTCAGCCTGTACAAAATCCTGGTAAGCTTATGGAGCAGGCAAAAACTATTTTAGATAGTACTAGAGAAGTTGAAAATGCAAAAATGACCAGTGATGAAGGATTAGAGGACAAAAATGATGTAGTTGCTGAACATCCCaggggacaaaggccaggtttaGGTCGTAAACGTCCTCGATTTTCTTTGCTTCCTAATATAAG TCAACCTACAGTGAATTTGGAGCCAACTTTGGACTTTGATAAATTGAAAGACCCGGAGGAATTTTTCTTGGCCTATGAAAGGCTTGAAA ATGCTAAAAAAGAAATAGCCAAACAGACAGGCCAAGCTTTTAGAGATTCTGATCAGTATAATGTATTCATGGTCCCACGATCTCAACGACCTGGAATTCCAGG GAGATCTAAGACGGCAAAATACAAACATCTCTATCCAACCATGCCCTCCCAAGAAACCTTTGAAGCAGAAATTTTCTCTAATTGTGGTCCACAACAAGAAAATGCACATCCAAATATTGCATATTATCAAAGAGAACTTGCAAATGCAGCATCACAACAATTGGAACCAACAAATGATGCATCACAACAAACAGAATCTGCAAGTGTTGCATTGGAAGAAATGGAACTAGTTG ATAAGGCTGAGAACACGAAAAATAAACTTCTGGATGAATTGCTTGCTCATGATTATGAAGATCTAGAAGGGGATGGGGCAATGAATATATTGCAGGACCGCTTGCAGATAAAACCTCTTCACATAGAGAAATTAAACCTTCCTGAGATGCAGGATATTCAAAGGATCAATTTTAAGGCATCTGGAGTAAGCCGGTCAAAGCATAGGAATGTATTATCAGACATACACAACTTGTTGAAAGGAACAAGAGATATTACTCCAATGAAGCCACAGACTATAGAAAGTTCTTTTCCTAGTTTTGGGTCACCCACTCCACCAAGAAGTCCACTGGCTTTCTTGTCATTATTGAATAGACGTATATTTCAGTCAAATCTATCAAATGATCCATTTTCAACAGTTCATATTGATCACCCATCAGAAAGAAATGCTTCTCCTGCTGAAAACATTGATAAACATTCTGATCCAGTTGATGCGGAGAAGACTTTGCACATTTCTGGTGAATTGAACTCTCTAACAAATGAGAAAGATGATGGTCCAATTGTTGATAGGAGTTCAACTGTGGAAACTGGAGATTTTACCAGTTTATTTGAGAAACATTTGAATGAAAATTCTCCTACAGTTGCCCCTGGCAGTGAGATGGGCCCTACAGAATCCAGCTTTGAGTTGGAGAATAATAATGTTGGTATGGATAATGAAGTCATAAATGAGAGCTTAAGTCAGGCTGATGCTGCTTTAGATCTTCAGGCATGTAGACCCAATGAACTGGAGGATGTG GTGGAAGATGTGATGAAGGAATCAGTGACTTCTGGACAGCTTGATAAAAAAACAGATGACTTTCCTGTGGAAACATCAAACAGCATTCACAATAAGTTTG CGGATGAATGTACTGACATTCAAGATGATGCTCTAGAGCAAATCCAAGAGTCTATTCAAGAACAGCAGAATGAG AAGCAAAGCACAGCAAAATTACATCCGCACAAAGGAAAACATAATAAGGCCCACTCCAGAAGGCAAGATCTTGCAG AACATGCAATGGATGGGAGCACTGAATGCCAGGGCATAACTGCTGATCAAATCCAAGATTCTGCTCAAGAACAAACCCAAGCTTCTCCAGAACAGCACAGTAAG CAGAAGGAAATCAAATCAAAGCCGCATACAAGCAAAAAACATAAGAGTAAAATTATCTCTAAGAGGCAAAGCCTTGCAG GTTGTGGGATGTCATGGGAAACTGGAGTAAGGAGAAGCACCAGGATCAGGTCAAGACCCTTGGAGTATTGGAAAGGGGAAAGATTTTTATATGGGCGCATTCATACCA GTTTGGCAACTATAATAGGGATAAAATACGAGTCTCCCCAAAAAGATAATGGAAAAACCACCATGAAGGTGAAATCTTTCGTCTCTGATGAATACAAGGATTTGGTTGAACAAGCTGCTCTGTATTGA